From a region of the Streptomyces sp. NBC_01454 genome:
- a CDS encoding MAB_1171c family putative transporter: MVEGASAPSEQVNCRGMRRERRDQALLALLAAFAFKGTAFALATPNVAEAVDQQLGIPNLAALAIHLLGGVAFSASVLVALTFWAHAPEQAWPKARCRLIVAIVIMLTMLSLWITAAAGSPVHSMHHLLQNVHQPVVSAYSLLYAGTVLVALVEIVRLCWRYAEVAGQPWLRRGLRIAAAGALVYSINFVNRASAVICVQCGLHPLEWEVLTVLGAGIGIPLIVGGLTMPSWGPRLSPLGTWWNNYRIYRSLAPLWIAMCQELPEIVLRSPTSTLSNLNYRLYRRVIEIRDSQIALRPYMNPEIAVRAAELGGEACLTGNEVSP, translated from the coding sequence ATGGTTGAGGGCGCGTCCGCCCCCTCGGAACAGGTGAATTGCCGCGGCATGAGGCGGGAGCGGCGTGACCAAGCGCTGCTCGCGTTATTGGCCGCTTTCGCTTTTAAGGGCACGGCATTCGCACTGGCAACCCCCAATGTGGCTGAGGCGGTTGACCAGCAGCTTGGCATACCCAACCTAGCGGCACTGGCCATACACCTGCTCGGCGGCGTGGCCTTCAGCGCTTCAGTGCTCGTAGCGCTCACGTTCTGGGCGCATGCACCCGAACAGGCGTGGCCGAAAGCTCGGTGTCGACTTATCGTCGCCATCGTCATAATGCTGACAATGCTGTCGCTGTGGATCACAGCCGCAGCTGGATCGCCGGTGCACTCAATGCACCATCTCCTGCAAAACGTTCATCAGCCCGTGGTATCCGCGTATTCGCTCCTCTATGCGGGAACCGTACTGGTGGCACTTGTCGAGATCGTCCGTCTGTGTTGGAGATACGCCGAAGTCGCAGGGCAGCCATGGCTGCGCCGCGGTTTGCGTATAGCCGCCGCGGGTGCGCTGGTCTATTCGATCAACTTTGTGAACCGAGCTTCGGCTGTTATCTGCGTACAGTGCGGTCTCCACCCGCTGGAGTGGGAGGTACTTACGGTGCTGGGAGCGGGGATTGGCATACCACTCATCGTTGGTGGTCTCACCATGCCTTCCTGGGGGCCCCGCCTGTCGCCCCTGGGTACCTGGTGGAACAACTACCGTATCTACCGCAGCCTTGCACCCTTGTGGATCGCGATGTGCCAGGAACTGCCCGAGATCGTATTACGTTCTCCGACTTCAACCTTGTCAAATCTGAACTATCGTTTGTATCGCAGGGTCATCGAAATCCGTGACAGTCAGATTGCGCTGCGCCCCTACATGAACCCTGAGATAGCAGTGCGGGCGGCCGAACTGGGCGGGGAGGCCTGCCTGACCGGCAATGAAGTTTCCCCGTGA
- a CDS encoding MFS transporter produces MVLLDETVVAVALDPMARGLGMSTSAMHRVVLLYALSLAALVPVGGMAARKFGLLPVFRSGAVLFSLASACCGLTPAGGLAVPFVLTARAAQGAGAALMLPVATTVITDVYEEHERGRALATYAGLAQTFFVVGPLAGALLTQFFGWRSIFLINIPLGGAVLWTLARARLSDQAPGEPVRVLQPLLMTLALVVLASALYQSGIWGLGARTVPALAFGLLLLALSVRVIVRSAHPVLNLGLLRNPTYAVAAAVTFLVRAAQFPVLVHGAVYLRQALHLPVLGAGVSLLPFVSALAVGTFTSGYLLEHSRSVRVPVLWGLAGATLGTAGWAAALPGGAYLWQVPGMIVAGFGMGMPIPALSAEMMSSVSVDDRADASVLRQTLRQLGGAFGLAAAGALVLAANDPESNAVGNIRASATLHGFVFASIVLGVTFVLAVARLPRKRTPFP; encoded by the coding sequence ATGGTCCTCCTCGACGAGACGGTCGTCGCGGTGGCCCTCGATCCGATGGCGCGGGGTCTGGGCATGAGCACGTCCGCCATGCACCGGGTGGTGCTCCTCTACGCCTTGTCGCTGGCGGCACTCGTGCCTGTCGGCGGAATGGCGGCTCGAAAGTTCGGCCTCCTTCCCGTCTTCCGGTCCGGGGCCGTGCTCTTTTCCCTCGCTTCCGCGTGTTGTGGACTGACGCCGGCCGGCGGGCTCGCCGTACCGTTCGTCCTCACCGCGAGAGCAGCTCAGGGGGCGGGGGCGGCGTTGATGCTCCCCGTTGCCACGACGGTGATCACAGATGTCTACGAGGAACACGAGCGTGGCCGGGCCCTGGCCACGTATGCCGGTCTGGCTCAGACGTTCTTCGTGGTGGGGCCCCTGGCGGGGGCTTTGCTGACGCAGTTCTTCGGATGGCGTTCCATCTTCCTGATCAACATTCCCCTCGGGGGAGCAGTCCTGTGGACGCTCGCCAGAGCCCGGCTGAGCGATCAGGCTCCGGGGGAGCCTGTCCGTGTCCTGCAGCCGCTCCTCATGACCCTGGCACTGGTCGTGCTCGCTTCGGCCCTGTACCAGAGCGGAATCTGGGGTCTTGGTGCGAGGACGGTTCCTGCCCTGGCCTTCGGGTTGCTGCTGCTGGCTCTCTCGGTCCGGGTCATCGTCAGGTCCGCCCATCCCGTTCTCAACTTGGGCCTTTTGAGGAATCCCACCTACGCCGTAGCGGCGGCAGTCACCTTCCTGGTCCGGGCCGCCCAATTTCCCGTGCTGGTGCACGGTGCTGTCTATCTGCGACAGGCCCTGCATCTGCCGGTGCTCGGCGCGGGCGTGTCACTGCTCCCGTTTGTCTCCGCTCTTGCTGTGGGAACTTTCACCTCCGGGTATCTCCTTGAGCACTCCCGGTCGGTCCGTGTGCCTGTCTTATGGGGATTGGCGGGCGCCACTCTGGGGACTGCCGGCTGGGCGGCCGCTCTTCCCGGGGGCGCATACCTGTGGCAGGTGCCCGGGATGATCGTTGCCGGCTTCGGGATGGGGATGCCCATTCCCGCGCTGAGTGCGGAAATGATGAGTTCCGTATCCGTTGACGACCGTGCGGATGCCTCCGTCCTCCGGCAAACCCTGCGGCAATTGGGCGGGGCCTTCGGGCTCGCCGCGGCCGGCGCACTCGTTCTGGCGGCCAACGATCCGGAATCCAACGCCGTGGGAAATATCAGGGCTTCGGCAACTCTCCACGGATTCGTCTTCGCGAGCATCGTGCTGGGCGTTACCTTCGTTCTGGCGGTCGCCAGGCTGCCACGAAAGCGGACCCCCTTTCCGTAA
- a CDS encoding S53 family peptidase, translating to MSERFVPVPGSERSVAPRVRPAGPLDGSMSVEATVVLRRKAEVPHELITGPETIPQAELARRYGADPADAELVREVLGRLGVRVTEVDLASRRVTVTGTADEMAAAFRTRLVRAASPDPTGGEPVAHRHREGPLEVPVELAGVVVAVLGLDDRPQARPHLRRARARAHRISYKPSQLAEIYHFPPGTDGSGQTLAIIELGGGFARSELDTYFASLGLPTAPRVTAVNVGTARNVPGRAPDGADGEVLLDIEVAGALAPGAEQKVYFAHNTDQGFADALAMAVHDTPTPAALSISWGAAEPFWTDQARAVVDESLADAAALGVTVCAAAGDNGSGDGVGDGLPHTDFPASSPHALACGGTRLDADPATGHVRHERVWGGSAAGGATGGGVSEAFGLPAWQTTAGVPHNGSPPGRGVPDVSGVADPATGYQVLVDGHRSVIGGTSAVAPLWAALTCRLVQSLGRPLGMLHPLLYAGARPGRTARGFREIIDGSNGAFSAAPGWNPCTGLGVPDGTELLASLREMAPH from the coding sequence ATGAGCGAGCGATTTGTTCCTGTGCCCGGCAGTGAGCGCTCGGTTGCGCCCCGGGTGCGCCCGGCGGGGCCGCTCGACGGTTCGATGAGCGTCGAGGCCACCGTGGTGCTGCGTCGTAAGGCGGAGGTGCCCCATGAGCTGATCACGGGGCCCGAGACGATTCCGCAGGCCGAGCTGGCGCGGAGGTACGGTGCGGATCCGGCCGACGCCGAGCTGGTGCGCGAGGTGCTGGGGCGCCTCGGGGTGCGGGTGACGGAGGTCGACCTGGCGTCCCGCCGGGTCACGGTGACGGGTACCGCGGACGAGATGGCCGCGGCGTTCCGGACCCGGCTGGTCCGTGCGGCCAGCCCCGATCCCACCGGCGGCGAACCCGTCGCGCACCGTCACCGTGAGGGCCCGCTGGAGGTACCCGTAGAGCTGGCGGGCGTGGTCGTCGCGGTGCTCGGACTGGACGACCGGCCGCAGGCCCGTCCCCATCTGCGGCGGGCCAGGGCGAGGGCCCACCGGATCTCCTACAAGCCGTCGCAGCTGGCCGAGATCTACCACTTCCCGCCCGGGACCGACGGCAGCGGCCAGACCCTGGCGATCATCGAACTCGGCGGCGGCTTCGCCCGCTCCGAGCTGGACACCTACTTCGCCTCGCTGGGCCTGCCGACGGCCCCCCGGGTGACCGCGGTGAACGTCGGGACGGCCCGCAATGTGCCGGGCCGGGCCCCCGACGGTGCCGACGGCGAGGTACTGCTGGACATCGAGGTCGCGGGCGCGCTGGCGCCCGGCGCGGAGCAGAAGGTGTACTTCGCGCACAACACCGACCAGGGGTTCGCGGACGCGCTCGCCATGGCCGTCCACGACACCCCGACGCCGGCCGCGCTGAGCATCAGCTGGGGCGCGGCCGAGCCGTTCTGGACCGACCAGGCCCGGGCGGTCGTCGACGAGTCGCTCGCCGACGCCGCGGCGCTCGGGGTGACGGTGTGCGCCGCGGCCGGTGACAACGGCAGCGGGGACGGCGTCGGCGACGGGCTGCCGCACACCGACTTCCCGGCCTCCAGTCCGCACGCGCTGGCCTGCGGTGGCACCCGCCTGGACGCCGACCCGGCCACCGGCCATGTGCGCCACGAGCGGGTGTGGGGCGGCAGCGCCGCCGGCGGCGCGACCGGTGGCGGGGTCAGCGAGGCGTTCGGTCTGCCGGCCTGGCAGACCACCGCCGGGGTGCCGCACAACGGGAGCCCGCCGGGCCGTGGCGTACCGGATGTGTCGGGCGTCGCCGATCCGGCCACCGGCTATCAGGTGCTGGTGGACGGCCACCGCTCGGTGATCGGCGGCACCAGCGCGGTGGCTCCCCTCTGGGCGGCCCTGACCTGCCGGCTGGTGCAGTCGCTCGGGCGCCCGCTGGGCATGCTCCACCCCCTGCTGTACGCCGGTGCCAGACCGGGCCGCACCGCACGCGGCTTCCGCGAGATCATCGACGGCTCCAACGGTGCCTTCAGCGCCGCCCCCGGCTGGAACCCCTGCACCGGTCTCGGGGTCCCCGACGGCACCGAACTGCTCGCCTCGCTGCGGGAGATGGCGCCGCACTGA